A stretch of DNA from Desulfosarcina ovata subsp. ovata:
TCATCAGCGGTGAGGATTTCAACGGCACCTCTCTCTATCTTGATTTTCCCAGCCACACCGGCACGGAAAACCTGATGATGGCCGCCGGTTTCTCCAAGGGGGTCTCGGTTATCGAAAATGCCGGCGCTGATCCGGAAATCTACGATTTCGCCAAATTCCTGATCAAAATGGGCGCAACGATCCACGGTCTGGGTACGCGCACGTTAACGGTGGAGGGCGTCACGGCTCTGAACCCCATCGACTACTACGCCATGAACGACCGCCTGGACGCCGGCCTGTTCATGATGGCCGCCGGTATTGCCGGAGGAAAGGTCTCCATCATCGGCGTGGTCCCCGAGGATCTTCGGCTGCTGATCGAAAAAATGGTGCAGATGGGCGTCGAAATCCGCGTCAACGGGCATGTGCTGGATGTCGAATCACCGGGCCGGAACCTGAAACCGGTTAACGTGCTCACCTGCCCCTACCCCGGATTTGCCACCGATTTCCAGCCGGCCATCATGGCCCTCTCGTGCATTGCCGACGGCCAAAGCTACATCCGCGAACGCATTTTCGACAAGCGCTTCAGCCAGGTGGCCGAGTTGCGCAAACTGGGTGCCGATATCGAGTTGGTCGAAGACGACGGCCTGGCCATCGTCAACGGCCCCACCACCTTCCGGGGGGCGGACACCCGTCCGGACAACATTCGGGCGGCATCGTGCATCCTGCTGGCCGGGCTGGCCTGCCCGGAAACCACCACCATCGGCAATGTCTACCAGATCGGCCGCGGTCATTTCGACATTGAAAACCGATTTCAACAGATCGGTGCGCGGGTGACACGCAAAACCCGATAGCGATGGGTCACAAATGTCAAATGTCCAATAAAAAATGCCAAATGGTGGTATTCTATCTATTTTAAAATCGATTTCATCCTTCATTTGACATTTGGGCGTTGGCATTTGGCATTTTCCCACTTTCGGGAATGGTGCGTGTTCAGGAACGGCCGGTTTTTGATTTTGCTTGCGATTGCCCTGGCTTCGCCACAATCTTTTATTGACTTTGTCAGCCCGCAGGCATTATAGACAGTTTGTTAATACTTTTTTTGCTGGGGGGGTCCCGCAGACGGGGCTGAGATGGCGCAGCAGCGCCGACCCTTTGAACCTGATGCAGATCATACTGCCGTAGGGAAGCGCGACAAGAAAATCGTTTTCGCACCTTTCTTTGTCAGGCTTGTCTTTCGGGCGGGCCTTTTTTATTGGTCCGCCGCCGTGCCCCCCTTTTTTATTGAACCCGCTGAACAAGGGGATCCCCATGCACTACACCACCCAAATGGATGCCGCCCGCAAAGGCATCGTGACCGACCCGATGCGAATCGTTGCCCGGAAAGAGAAAATGGATGCCGAGGCCCTGCGCGAATCGATCGCCGCCGGCAAGGTAATCATCCCGGCCAACAAAAACCACACGAATCTCGATCCGGAGGGCGTCGGCCAGGGGCTGCGCACCAAAATCAACGTCAATCTGGGTATCTCCAAGGACTGCTGCAACGTGGACCTGGAGATGGACAAGGTCCGCCTGGCCCTGGATCTCAAGGCCGAGGCGATCATGGATCTTTCGTGTTACGGCAAGACACGCGAGTTCCGGCGCAAGCTGGTGGCCCTGTCGCCGGCCATGATCGGTACCGTGCCCATCTACGATGCGGTGGGGTTTTACGAGAAAAACATCAAGGACCTGACCGTGGACGAGATTTTCGAAGTGGTCGAGCGCCACTGCGAGGACGGCGTCGATTTTCTCACCATCCACGCCGGCCTCAACCGCCAGACCGCCGAGAAGATCAACAGCCGCAATCGTATCACCAACATCGTCTCCCGGGGGGGCAGCCTTATGTTCACTTGGATGCAGATGAATGACCGGGAGAACCCCTTTTACGAGTATTTCGACCGCCTGCTGGAAATCTGCCAGCACTTTGGCGTCAGTCTGAGCCTGGGCGACGGCTGCCGCCCCGGCTGTCTCAACGACGCCACCGACGCCTGCCAGGTGGAGGAGCTGATCACCCTGGGCGAGCTGACTTTGCGGGCTTGGGAGAAAAACGTCCAGGTAATGATCGAGGGACCGGGGCATATGGCCATGGGCGAAATCAAAGGCAACATGATGATGGAAAAACGCCTTTGCCACGGCGCCCCCTTCTACGTGCTGGGCCCCGTCGTCACCGATGTGGCGCCGGGCTACGATCATATCACCAGCGCCATCGGCGGAGCCATTGCCGCTGCCAATGGCGCCGATTTTCTCTGCTACGTCACCCCGGCCGAGCACCTGCGACTGCCCGACCGGGATGACATGAAGGAAGGCATCATCGCCACGCGCATCGCCGCTCATGCCGCCGACATCGCCAAGGGCATTCCCGGCGCCCGTGACTGGGACAATGCCATGTCCCGGGCCCGGGCGGCCCTGGACTGGGAAACGATGCTGGACCTTGCCATGGACCCGGAAAAGCCCCGTCGCTATCGCGAAAGCTCAACCCCCGAACATGAAGACAGTTGCACCATGTGTGGCAAAATGTGCGCCGTACGGAACATGAACCGGGTGCTGTCGGGGAAGGATATTCAACTGAACGACTGATGAACCCGCAAAAGGAATAAATATGTTTAATCAGCTTAAATCATCATTTATCGAGATCGCCCATGAAAGCGGACTGATGGAAACCGAAGTTAATATTACAGCCAGACAATTGACCCCCAGAGAGGCCATTGGTGAAACGGAAAGAAAAGATTTCCCTCTTTTGCAAGGGAAGGAAAGTTTGATGCAGGCTGAATTTAAAGGTGCAATTGGTCAGGCTTTCACAGATATCCCAATGAATTTTAAAGGAAAGATTAAAGATATAGTTGAGATTAAGCTGAGTAATAACGGAGAACGTGCTCTTTTCATTTCAGCCCTAAATGCTGTTATGCGGCACCTTGAAAAGGCAGATAAAACTATTCACTGTAAAAATAAAGAACCTGAAATGTGTGCAAAGGAAATTGCTAAAAGTGTTATTAATAAATACGGAATTAAAAGTAATATTGGTATCATAGGATTTCAGCCCGCAATTATTGATAACTTTTCAAAAATTGTTTCACCTGGAAAAGTAAAGGTTACAGACCTGGATAAAGATAACATTGGCAAAAAAAAGTACGGGATTTCTATTTGGGATGGAAAAACAATGGAGGAAGAAATTTTTAAAACCAGTGATGTTCTTCTCGCAACAGGTTCCACAATTGTTAATAATTGCCTGGAAAGACTAACTATATATGCTGAGAAATATAATAAACCCATATATTTTTATGGTACAACGATTGCCGGGCCTGCGATTATTTTAAATCTAAAAAGATTATGTTTCAATGCTTCATAATATAATTTGACTGCCTTGGGAAATATTTAAAATCATAGAATATGATCGGGGATGCCGCGACCGCTTCCTTGGACATGTTGGTTGCCGGCTCGATTTGCATCATACAAAAAGATCCGTGCTCAGGTAGCGCTCGCCGGTGCTCGGCAGTATCGTAACGATGCGTTTGCCTTCATTCTCCGCACGGGCCGCCACCTGAAGGGCCGCCCACACGGCTGCCCCCGAGGAGATACCGCACAGGATGCCTTCGCGGGCCGCCAGTTCCCTGGCTGTTTCAAACGCCTTTTTGTCAGGCACCGTGACGACTTCGTCGATAATGCTGCGATCCAGCACCTGAGGGACGAACCCCGCGCCGATGCCCTGAATCTTGTGGGGCCCCTTCTCACCACCGGAAAGCACCGGCGACGCGGCCGGCTCGACCGCCACACAACGAAAGCCCGGCTTCTTTTCCTTGAGATAGCCGCCCACGCCGGTAATCGTGCCCCCGGTCCCCACACCGGCCACCAGGATATCCACGTCGCCGGCCGTGTCGTTCCAGATCTCCACGGCAGTGGTCTCCCGGTGGATGTGCGGATTGGCCGGGTTCTCGAACTGGTTGGGCATGAACGCACCGGGATTTTCGGCCACGATGGCAGCGGCTTTTTCGATGGCCCCGGCCATGCCTGACGGCCCTGGCGTCAGCACCAGCTCGGCACCCAGATGGCGCAGCAGCTTCTGACGCTCCACACTCATGGTTTCCGGCATGGTCAGACACAGCCGATATCCCCGGGCAGCACAGATAAAGGCCAGGCCGATACCGGTATTACCGGATGTCGGCTCGACGATCAGGGTATCCGCCGTGATCCGCCCCTGGGATTCGGCATCGTCGATCATGGCCGCGGCAATGCGGTCCTTGACACTGCCCAGGGGGTTGAAAAATTCCAGTTTGGTGATGATTTCAGCGGACAGGTTGGCACCGATCCGGTTTAAACGGACCAGTGGGGTGCTGCCGATGGTGGTGGCAATGGCCTGATGGATGGTCATGGGATACTCCTTTGGCGTACGTTTTACGGCTGCAACGGGGATGGCCGTAGCGGCCAATCAACCGGCCTTGCGACGGGCTTCCTTGATGATCAACCGGGGGGTCTCCAGCATTACGGTTGTGTCGGGAGGAATCGACTCGGTCAGCCAGACATTGCCGCCCACCACCGAACGGGCGCCGATCACCGTGTCCCCACCCAGGATCGTGGCCCCGGAGTAGACGATCACGTCATCTTCGATGGTCGGGTGGCGTTTCTTGCCGCGCAGCCGTTCACCGGCATCCTTGGGCAGGGACAGGGCACCCAGGGTCACCCCCTGGTAGATGCGCACGTTATTTCCGATCCGGGTGGTCTCGCCAATCACCACGCCGGTGCCGTGGTCGATGACGAACCGCCCCCCAATGGTGGCGCCGGGGTGGATATCGATACCGGTAATGCTGTGGGCGTGCTCGCTCATGATCCGGGGCAGCATGGGCACGCCCAGTTCAAACAGCCGGTGGGCCACCCGATGCACACTGATGGCATAGACACCCGGGTAGCTGAAAATAATCTCATCATGGCTTTTGGCCGCCGGATCGCCCTCGAAGGCCGCCCGCACGTCCTGGGCCAGCACCTGCCGGATGTTGGGGATGGCATCCATCAACGCCAGGGCAATGTCATGCCCCTGATCCTCGCACCCACTGCACGACTGGTTGAAACGCAGACAGTCGTGGCGGATGTTGTGGGTGATCAGGTCGGCCAGAAGGTCGTACAGCTTAGAAACGGTCTGGCCCAAACTGTAGCGCAGGTTCACCGTATCGAGCTTCTCACGGCTGAAATATCCCGGGAAAAGCAGTTCGCGAAACATATCGATGATGTCGGTGGCGAACCCCTCGGCCGGAATGGGCTCGCTGTCAATATGCGTGTAACAGGGGCTGCTTTCGGCGTGATCGATGATGCGTTCGGCGACCGTGGACAGTCGGTCACGCGCCTGGATTCGGCACTCGTTTTCGGACCGGCAGATATCATGCATGGGTTGACTCTCGCTTTCATCATGGGTCTTCATAAATGGTTTCCCTAGTGTAACCATCAAGAAAAGGTTGTCAAAACCCGCAGGCGCGTAAAAATCCCTGATCTCCAATCCGGTCGAAAAATTGACAAGCCGGAACGATTCTGGTTTGATATGCGCAAAACATCAATCAAGCGGTACCGTAACCCCATAAGGACAATACTTCCATGACTGGATTGGACGACCTCAAAATTGCCGTCTTGAGTGAAGAAGACCTCGCAACCATCCGAACCCTGGAAAAAAAACTGGGACCCAATATCCGCCTGGTGGCCGTAGAAAGCAAAAGCGTACTCTATGCTCTGGAGGCCAAGATGGCCCCCAATGAATGGCAGCGGGTGGACACGGTTTACTCGGAAATCAAGAACATCAAAGCCTACTACAACGAGCTTGACACCGCCAAGGAGGCCAAGGGCTGGCTCAAGGGTTTTCTGATCAACAACAACCTCTCCCCCAAACCCAAAAAGCGCCCTATCCGGGTTCGCGAGGTGGTGAATACGGAGTCGGAATAAAAATGGAACATAACCGGATCATTCCAGCGGCAGCCGTCCTCCCTTATCCACCGATGTCGACAGTACGATGGCCGTACGGGTCTGACCATAGGGGCTGAAACGGGCCACCACGGTTTCCAGGTCGGCCACATCGCCGACCCGAACCTGGATGAGAAAGGATGCGTTGCCGCTGATGTGATGGCAGGCCAGGACCTCGGACAGGCCGGCAGCGACTTTCTGGACCGCCGGATAGTGCCGGGCGTCGGTGGTCAGCTGGATGAACGCCGTCACCGCA
This window harbors:
- the cysK gene encoding cysteine synthase A translates to MTIHQAIATTIGSTPLVRLNRIGANLSAEIITKLEFFNPLGSVKDRIAAAMIDDAESQGRITADTLIVEPTSGNTGIGLAFICAARGYRLCLTMPETMSVERQKLLRHLGAELVLTPGPSGMAGAIEKAAAIVAENPGAFMPNQFENPANPHIHRETTAVEIWNDTAGDVDILVAGVGTGGTITGVGGYLKEKKPGFRCVAVEPAASPVLSGGEKGPHKIQGIGAGFVPQVLDRSIIDEVVTVPDKKAFETARELAAREGILCGISSGAAVWAALQVAARAENEGKRIVTILPSTGERYLSTDLFV
- the murA gene encoding UDP-N-acetylglucosamine 1-carboxyvinyltransferase — protein: MTDQEFIQIQGGRPLSGSVCVQGSKNAILPMLAASLLPESGCSVIRNVPPLNDILVAFELMRHVGAQVDYFPGEKVVCVDATHLTRSDLPESLTCRLRASVLFIPPLLKRLGEVRLPSVGGCPLGSRNLNYHYRGFARLGATITSGDAFVISGEDFNGTSLYLDFPSHTGTENLMMAAGFSKGVSVIENAGADPEIYDFAKFLIKMGATIHGLGTRTLTVEGVTALNPIDYYAMNDRLDAGLFMMAAGIAGGKVSIIGVVPEDLRLLIEKMVQMGVEIRVNGHVLDVESPGRNLKPVNVLTCPYPGFATDFQPAIMALSCIADGQSYIRERIFDKRFSQVAELRKLGADIELVEDDGLAIVNGPTTFRGADTRPDNIRAASCILLAGLACPETTTIGNVYQIGRGHFDIENRFQQIGARVTRKTR
- the thiC gene encoding phosphomethylpyrimidine synthase ThiC, which gives rise to MHYTTQMDAARKGIVTDPMRIVARKEKMDAEALRESIAAGKVIIPANKNHTNLDPEGVGQGLRTKINVNLGISKDCCNVDLEMDKVRLALDLKAEAIMDLSCYGKTREFRRKLVALSPAMIGTVPIYDAVGFYEKNIKDLTVDEIFEVVERHCEDGVDFLTIHAGLNRQTAEKINSRNRITNIVSRGGSLMFTWMQMNDRENPFYEYFDRLLEICQHFGVSLSLGDGCRPGCLNDATDACQVEELITLGELTLRAWEKNVQVMIEGPGHMAMGEIKGNMMMEKRLCHGAPFYVLGPVVTDVAPGYDHITSAIGGAIAAANGADFLCYVTPAEHLRLPDRDDMKEGIIATRIAAHAADIAKGIPGARDWDNAMSRARAALDWETMLDLAMDPEKPRRYRESSTPEHEDSCTMCGKMCAVRNMNRVLSGKDIQLND
- a CDS encoding Rossmann-like domain-containing protein — protein: MFNQLKSSFIEIAHESGLMETEVNITARQLTPREAIGETERKDFPLLQGKESLMQAEFKGAIGQAFTDIPMNFKGKIKDIVEIKLSNNGERALFISALNAVMRHLEKADKTIHCKNKEPEMCAKEIAKSVINKYGIKSNIGIIGFQPAIIDNFSKIVSPGKVKVTDLDKDNIGKKKYGISIWDGKTMEEEIFKTSDVLLATGSTIVNNCLERLTIYAEKYNKPIYFYGTTIAGPAIILNLKRLCFNAS
- the epsC gene encoding serine O-acetyltransferase EpsC; this translates as MKTHDESESQPMHDICRSENECRIQARDRLSTVAERIIDHAESSPCYTHIDSEPIPAEGFATDIIDMFRELLFPGYFSREKLDTVNLRYSLGQTVSKLYDLLADLITHNIRHDCLRFNQSCSGCEDQGHDIALALMDAIPNIRQVLAQDVRAAFEGDPAAKSHDEIIFSYPGVYAISVHRVAHRLFELGVPMLPRIMSEHAHSITGIDIHPGATIGGRFVIDHGTGVVIGETTRIGNNVRIYQGVTLGALSLPKDAGERLRGKKRHPTIEDDVIVYSGATILGGDTVIGARSVVGGNVWLTESIPPDTTVMLETPRLIIKEARRKAG